CAACCATGAGGCCATGGTGGTGGCCGGTCTGGCCGCCCTGACCCCCAATGTGGTGGTCATCATGGCCCAGGTCCGCATGGACTGTCTGGCGGGTTCCGCGGCCTGGGGCGACGGCCGGGACCGCATCTGGAAGCTGCTGCGCCTCTTCCTGCTGGGCAACCCCCTGCTGCTGGCCACCCTGGCGGGCCTGGCCCTGGCCTGCTCGGGGCTGGGGCTGTGGCGGCCTCTGGACCATGCGGCGGCGCTCATCGGCAGCACGGCGGCCCCCTGCATGCTGCTGGCCCTGGGCTTCGACCTGCGCCAGAAGCTGGTGCTGGCCCTGCGTCGCAACGGCGGGCACACGGTGATCCGGCAGACCTGGCTCCTGCTGTGCAAGCTGGGCATCCATCCCCTGATCTGCTGGGGCATCATGCGCCTGGCGGGCCTGCCGCCGCTCTGGCTGGGCGTGGGCGTGCTCATGTCCGCCACCGGCACGGCCCTGGTGGCCTCGGTGCTGGCCGAGGTCTACAGCGCCGTGCCCGAAGAGGCGGCCCTGACCGCCGTGCTGAGCAATGCCGCCAGCATGGTCAGCCTGATGCTGTTCATCTTTTTGCTGCAGGGAGCGGGCTGCCTGTAAGCGCTTGTCAGGAACGGTGCCGGGCTATAGGATAGGGGATATCGCCGTTTTCCCGGCCCTGTTCCCGTACAAGGAATCTTTTGATGGATCGCTTCTCCCGTCTGTGCCTGTGGGGGTCCACGGCGTGCGCCTTTTTGAGCCTGGCCCTGCTGTCGTTCGATGTCTTCCCCTGGTTCCGGGATCCGGTTTTGCCGCATCGTCCCACATATCCTCTCGGGATCGCGGGCGCAGTGCTGTTCATCCTTTCCGGCCAGTGGCGCGGGCGGATGCGGGAACACCGCCTGTTGCTGGGAGGGATCCTGGGCATGGCGGCCCTGGCAGTACTGGCCACTGCGCGGGGCTTGCAAAGCGTGCCCGGGGATGTTGCACCGGACGTCTGGACGGGCTTCCTGCTCTGGACGGCGATCCCTCTGGCGTTCTGGCTCTGGTGGGCCGTGATGTTTTCCTGCCTGCCGCGCGAGCGGGGAAAACAACTCTTCCATGCTGCGGTACTGCTGCTCGCGCTCTCGAACCTGGCACATATCGTCCTGGAGATCCTGGCCAATCACGGCGCAGCAGGGATCAAGGATTTTCTGGTCAGCATCAATCCCTGGTTCCGTTTTGAATGCATCGATCACGGCTGGTGGCCGCCGGTCTATTTCACGGACAGGATCAGGGGGCTGTTTGCCGAGCCACCGCATATGGCTGTGGGGCTCATCCCCGTGCTGGGCGTGGCCCTGGCCCTGAGCGGGGCGAAGCGCCTCTGGCTGCTGGCTGTGGCCTGCTGGGGCCTCATCATGTGGCAGGGCAAGATCGCTTCCGGTCTGTTTGCTTTTGCCGTGACCTGCGTTGCCGCCGCCCTGCCGTGCTATCTTGCCGTCCTGCGCCGTCACCGTATACCGGTCCTGCTGCTGACAGCCGTTCTGCTTGCAGGGGGCGGCTGGGGGCTGCATGCCGGATGGCCCGGGATACAGGCCCGTTTCCAGCCGGCTTTTCAGGAGGCAGAGTCCTTGGTCCGCTTTGTAAAAGACAGTCATGCGGGCAAACCAGCGACATGCCCCGAACTGCAGGGAGGGCTGGAGGTCAGTTCTTTGGCCATCCGCTATACCTGTGCGCGGCTGGATATGGAGGCGGGGCTTTCGCGCCCGCTGGGCATGGGCTGCATGATGCAGGGCTGGTACTGGCAGCCGCTGGAGCAGTGCCGTCTGGAGCGGGGGAGCGAGTTGACGGGATTTGTCGAGGGTGCCAGGAGCAGCAAGCTCCACAAATACCCCCCCATGAACCAGTATACGACCCTGCTGGCGGAAACGGGCCTGCCCGGACTGGCCCTGTTCCTGGGCCTGTGCGCCATGCTGCTCTGGCGGAGCGTGGCCTTTGCCGCCCGTCACCGGGACTGGTATGTGTACGGCATGGCCTGTACTTTTCTGGGAGCGTTGGCGGCATTGTCCGCCATCACCTTGAAGAATGCCACGGCCTTCACCTTCTTCGCCGGTTACCTGTATGCCATCAGCGGGGAAAGGCATGAAGCGGCTTCCGTGACCGGAGACGCGCAGGTTCCGCGACAGGTGCGCGGGTAGCCGGGCTGTCCACGCGGGGCAAGCCTTCTTCAGGGAGTGCGCTTCGCGGGCTGGCTTTCCTTTGCCATGCGGCACCGTCAGGGCGGATATCGGCAGATCGTTCGCAAGGCCGGATGGAGAGTGCGGGCCGGGCAGGCGGGGCGTTCAGGAAAGGCGCGGGATCTTCAGGGTCCGTTGCGGGGTCACTCGTCCAGCGCGGCGCAGGCATCTTCCTGCTGGCCGCGGTAGAGCAGCTCGTCGGTCATCTCCAGCAGTTCGCCCACGATGCCGCCGCCGGTCATGGGATGGCCGAACAGGGCCTCGCGCTGGTTGGTGAGGCCGCGCCGGTCCACGGCGTCGGGCATGGTAGGGGAGAGGGTCTCGCGCAGGCGGCAGGCCAGCAGATAGCCTTCGGCGCCGGGCAGGAAGATATCCGTGAGGGCGGTGAAACGGGCACGCATGCCGTCCCAGGCGGCCAGGGTTTCCGGGCCGGGCCGCAGGCCGCAGAGCACGCGCAGGGACGAATACAGGTTGTTGCAGACCGCGCCGGGCAGGCCGGGGCGCCAGCCCCAGAGCCAGGACGTGCGCTCGAAGAAAAGATTGTGCTCCACGCCCAGATCCAGCAGGCCGCGCATGCCGTGCAGCAGGGTGTGCAGGGGCGCTGTCTGCGGTGTACCGGGCCAGCGGAAGGCGGCCTTGCGGTGCAGGTCCCAGGCGGGCACCAGCTCGCGCTGCGGCGCCAGACCGGCCAGCGCGCGCAGCAGATGGGCCAGCCAGGCGTTGGCATCGTGGCTGTCCGGGGTCTCCAGATGGGAATAGCTGAGGACGTAGCGCCCCCGGCCGTAATTGCCCGCCACCATCAGGGGCTGGCCGTCGAGGAAATCCGCCGAGACATTGACCCCGTACAGGTCCTTCCAGGCTTCGAAGACAGGGGCCGGGATGCGGCTCAGGGGCAGGTCGGCCAGCCAGAAGTCCGTGTCCGGCTGGCGGTAGGAGGCCAGGATGCTGACCCGCTCGTCGGCTTCCGGGGCGAAGCGGCCGGGCCACCAGACCGGCAGGGACGGCACATGGCCGTCGGCTTCCGGCGGGCGGCAGTTGCTGCAGTGGCGGCAGTCCTTTTCATGGCCGAGGGCGCAGCCGCGCCAGTGCGGCGGCACCAGGGCGCAGGCCTCGTCGCCCAGCGGCGGGCGCAGCGGGTCGGCGCTGTCGCCTGGCCGGGAGGCGACGGGGAGCTCCGGCCGTGCGGCGGGCAGGTCGCGGGCCATGCAGGAGCGCACACGCATGTGGGCATGGCCGGAGATCAGATGATGCAGGCGTTCGGGGTAGGGCGCACGGCCCCAGGGGCAGAGCCCCAGCCCGTCCTGGCTGCGGGGCTGGCTCAGGGCCAGTCCGGCGCCGCCGCAAAAGCCCAGGTAGCGGCCGCCTTCGGCCAGATAGTCGCGCACGGCCTGGCGCCCCTTCTCGCCCAGGGCGCGGGCCTTGAGACGGGCATTGCCGCCGGGCACCAGCAAAAGCGGGGCCGGGGCCCGCTCCCCGCCGGCCGGGCCCTGCGGGCATGGCTTGCGAAAAAGCGCGCCATTGGCTATGTCTTGTCCCTTGACCAGACGGCAGGGCAGTCCCAGCGCGCACAGGGCGCGCCAGACCATAAGGCCCCAGATATGGGACGCGTCCCAGAGAATACATACAGGGTTGGCGGCACACATAACAGCGTACTATGGCCGCCTTTCATGGAGAAAGCAAGATGGCGGATACCCTCCCCAAGGGCTACGAGCCCCATGACGTGGAAGCGCGCTGGCGCGACCACTGGCAGGACAACAGGACCTTCACGCCCGACCCGGATGCCCAGGGCGAACCCTTTTCCATCGTGATCCCGCCGCCGAACGTCACCGGCGCCCTGCACATCGGGCATGCCCTGAACCAGACCCTCATCGACGTGCTCTGCCGCCATGCCCGCCAGAAGGGCAAGAACGTGCTGTGGGTGCCCGGCACCGACCATGCCGGCATCGCCACCCAGAACGTGGTGGAACGCGCTCTGGCCAAGGAAGGCAAGACCCGCCAGGACCTGGGCCGCGAAGCCTTCATCGAGCGCGTGTGGCAGTGGCGCGAGGACTACGGTCACCGCATCCTCAACCAGATCCGCGCCCTAGGCGCCTCCGTGGACTGGACGCGCCTGCGCTTCACCATGGACGAAGGCCTGTCCGCCGCCGTGCGCAAGGTCTTCGTGCAGCTCTACAACGAAGGCCTGATCTACAAGGGCGACTACATCATCAACTGGTGCTCGCGCTGCCACACGGCCCTGGCCGATGACGAAGTGGAACACGAGGCCCACAAGGGCAAGCTGTGGAAGATCCGTTACCATCTGGCCGACGGTTCCGGCAGCATCACCATCGCCACCACCCGGCCCGAGACCATCCCCGGCGACACCGCCATCTGCGTGCATCCCGAGGACGAGCGCTACCGGCACCTGGTGGGCAAGACGGCCATCGTGCCCGTGCTGGGCCGCGAGATCCCCATCATCGCCGACAGCTACGTGGACCGCGAGTTCGGCACCGGCGCCCTCAAGGTGACGCCCTGCCACGACCACAACGACTGGGCCCTGGGCAAGAAGCACGATCTGGAGTTCCTGCAGGTCATCGACGAAGACGGCATCATGAAGGCCGAGTCCGGCCCCTACGCCGGTCTGAAGAAGGAAGACTGCCGCACGAAGATCGTGGCCGACATCGAAGCCGCCGGCGACCTTCTGGCCGTGGAGGACCTGGACAACTCCGTGGGCCACTGCTACCGCTGCCATACCGTGGTGGAACCGCACGTGTCCACGCAGTGGTTCGTGGCCACCACCAAGATGGCTCCCGCCGCCCGCAAGGCCGTGCCCGAACTGACCCGCATCCTGCCGGAATCCTGGGCCAAGACCTACTATCACTGGCTGGACAACATCCGCGACTGGTGCATCAGCCGCCAGATCTGGTGGGGCCATCGCATCCCCGCCTGGACCTGCGCGCAGTGCGGCGAGCTCATCGTGGCCGAGCACGACCCCAGCTCCTGCCCCAAGTGCGGCTGCACTGACCTGAAGCAGGACGAGGACGTGCTGGATACCTGGTTCTCCTCGGCCCTGTGGCCCTTCTCCACCATGGGCTGGCCCGAGCAGACCAAGGATCTGGCCACCTGGTACCCCACCAGCGTGCTGGTGACCGGTTTCGACATCATCTTCTTCTGGGTGGCCCGCATGATGATGATGGGCCAGCACTTCATGGGCCAGGTGCCCTTCCACGACGTGTACCTGCACGCCCTGGTGCGTGACGAGACCGGCCGCAAGATGTCCAAGTCCACGGGCAACGTCATCGACCCGCTGGAGATGATCGACAAGTACGGCTGCGACTCCCTGCGCTTCACCCTGACGGCCTTTGCCGCCATGGGCCGCGACATCCGCCTGTCCGAAGCCCGCATCGAAGGCTACCGCCACTTCGTCAACAAGCTGTGGAACGCCGCCCGCTTCGCCCTCATGAACCTGCCCGGGACCGCGCCCGCCCCGGTGGCCCTGGAAAGCGTGGAAGGCCTGCACCACCAGTGGATCCTGCACCGCCTGGAGCAGGTCAAGCAGGACATGGACAAGGCGCTGGAAGAATACCGCTTCAACGACGCCGCCCAGCTGGGTTACAAGTTCCTGTGGAACGAGTTCTGCGACTGGTATCTGGAGCTCATCAAGCCCGACATGCAGGACGAGGCCCGCAAGCCCGTGGCCCAGTATGTGCTGTGGGTGGTGCTGCGCGAGCTGCTGCTCCTGCTGCATCCCATCATCCCCTTCGTCACGGCCGAGATCTGGCACGCCCTGCCCGTGCCCGCCGGCGAGCAGCCCACGGACATCGCCCTGGAGCTCTATCCCGCGGCCCGTCCCGGCTGCCTGCATGAAGCCGAGGCCGCCCGCATGGAACTGGTGCAGGGCATCATCGTGGCCGTGCGCACCATCAAGGCCGAGCTGAACATCAGCCCCGGCCACAAGGTGGGCCTGATGCTGCATCCTGTGGACGAGGCCCAGGCCGCCCTGCTGGAGAGCTGCCGCCAGATGATGACCACCCTGGCCCGCCTGGAAGACCTGCAGATCGGTGCCGGCCTGCACGCGCCCAAGGCGTCCGCCTCCTCCGTGGTGGGCGGCTGCCAGGTCATCGTGCCTCTCAAGGGCGCCGTGGACCTGGCCGGCGAGCTGGCCCGTCTGGACAAGGAAATGGCCAAACTGGAAAAGGATCTGGTGGGCGTGCAGAGCAAGCTGCACAACGAAAGCTTCGTGAGCCGCGCTCCCGCCCAGGTGGTGGAACGCGAACGCGCCCGTGCCGAACAGCTGCTGGATGCCAAGGCCAAGATGCAGGCCCTGCGCCAGCGCTTCAGCGAAGCCCTCAACGAGGAATAAGGAACAACGTCATGAAGATGTCCGCCGTTGCCACGCCCCCCATGCTCTGCGCTTCCGGGCGCGGAGCGGTGGGCGTCGTGCCCGGCGCGGTCGTCGCCTCCGGTCTTTCGGGCCGGAGGCCGGCGGCCGCGCCCTTGTATTGTCTGCTGCTCCTGCTGCTGGTGTTCTGCCTGTCCGCCCTGCCGGCCCGTGCCCATGTGGTGGACGAGCTGGCCCCCCTGCTGGACAGCGATGCCATCGTGAACAGCATCCAGGATATCGGCCTGCTCAAAAAGGCCGGTTTCATCTATCAGCCCGACCTGACCATCACGGGCGAGATGTGCCCCGTGGACGGCAGCCAGGACCAGCTGGCCGTGCTCAGCGGCATGCTGGCCGCGGACAGGATGTATGCCTTCTACTTTGGCGATGTGGCCGACGCCGCCAAGAAGAACGAGCTGCTCCAGCAGCTGGTGGGCAAGCCCCTGCCCGCGTTGAACAGCAAGGACATGGCCCGCATCCGCAAGGCCCCGCACAGCCAGGAGTCCGCGAACATCCTGGCGCGCTTCCGGCAGCAGGAGCTTTCCCGCCTGCTGGAGGCCGCCCGTCAGGACGATCAGCTGCTGCGCCTGCTGGGTGCGCATCTGTACGGCCTCTATCTGGAGCGCCTGTACATGGCCTCGGTCATGGTGCTGGCCGCTGCGGAAAGCGACACGCTGGAACCGCTCTATCAGGTGCATACCGGCCTGGCCACCCGGCACGGTAAGGCCCTGGAGATCCTTGGCAAGAAGGGGCTGCTGGGCCTGGAGGACTGCGAGGCCCGCGCGGCCCTGGTCAGGAAGCTGCAGGGCCTGCTGACCGCCAACAAGGGCCAGCCCACGCTGGAAGGCCTGCGCGAGATCGTCTCGCTGGTCCAGGAAGAGCGCTCCTTCTTCCTGACGCCCTGCCCGCTGCCGCAATAAAAACGTTGTGAGGGGGAGAAGGAAACCTTTTTGGGAAAAAGGTTCTCCTTCTCCCCCTCACGCTCCCCCTCATCCTTCCAAAAACTTTTATCATGGGCCTGAGTGGCCCTGTGAACAGCGAGAGCGCCTTTCCCCAAGGGAGGCGCTCTCGCTGTTTCCGGCCTCAGGAACGGGCTGTCCGGCCTCAGGAACGGAAAAGAGGGGTGCGTTTGGGGCGGGCGTATCTGATGTCAGATACCGCCCGTGACGGCCATAAAAAAAGCGCTCCGTCCTTCAGGATGGAGCGCTTTGGTGGTTTGTATTCGGGGCACAGGGGAAGTCAGCCAGGGCTGTGTCGGCATGGGGATCTGTGCAGGACTTCCCGGTGCGGGGCAGCCTATTTATCGTCCGGTTCTTCCGTTTCGGCCTTGCTCACCCAGTCCACCAGGCGGGCCATGCGGGCCAGGCTGTAATGGCCGGGTTCGGGCTGCTGGCCGATCTCCTGCAGGGTGCCGTTGAGGCGGTAGATGCGCCAGTCCCCGGCAGGCAGGGAGCCGTTGTCCATGGCGGTCTTCAGGCCGGTACGGGCCTCTTCGGGCGAGCAGAACAGGGGAAAGTCCTGCACGGCCGGGTCAAGGACGACCACGGAGCCGCCCGCGATGTCGATGATGTAATTGCCGGGCGCCACGGTGTAGACTTCCTGGCAGTCGCGGTCGGGCGGCAGGGGAGCCGTACTGGGGCCTGTGGCGGCACAGCCGCCCAGCATCAGAAGGGACCCAAGCAGGGCGGGGGCAAGGATCACGGGAAAGCGTTTCATGTCATTCTCCTGCCGGCGTACCGGCATCAGATTCGCCCCGGGCACCACAAAAGCGGGCGGGTGGCGTCATGGCTGACTACACACCAAGCCCGCTTTTTTGTCAAAAGATTCGTAGGCCGGAGGGCACGGCGCGGGGCGCTAGCGGGCCCGGCGGCTCATTTCCTGCAGGCGGGCGATGCGTTCTTCCAGCGGCGGGTGCGTGCTGAACAGATTGGCCATGCTGCCGCCGCCGAAGCCGAACAGCGGCGAGACGATGAACATCTGCTCGGTGCTGGGGTTGCCGTTGTGCATGGGGATCTGCCCGCTGGCCACGCCCAGCTTGTGCAGGGCACCGGCCAGGGCCAGGGGCTGGCCGCAGATGCGGGCGCCGGTCTCGTCGGCCAGGTATTCGCGCGAGCGGGAGATGGCCATCTGGATGATGCTGGCGGCGATGGGGGCCAGGATGGCCAGCAGGAACGCGGCGATGGGATTGGTGCCGCCTTCCTCGTCGCTGTTGCTGCCGCCGAAGATGGCGGCGAACTGCATGAAGTTGGCGATGCTGACGATGACCGAGGCCAGCACGCCGGCGACGGTCTGGATCAGGATGTCACGGTTGGCGATATGGCCGATCTCGTGGGCGATGACGCCGCGCAGCTCCTCGGGGCTGAGGATGCGCATGATGCCGTCGGTGACGGCCACCACGCCGTGTTCGGGGTCGCGACCGGTGGCGAAGGCGTTGGGCGCGTCTTCAGGGATGACACAGACGCGGGGCTTGGGGATGCCGGCGTTGGCGGCAAGCTCGGCCACCATGCGGTGCAGCAGGGGGGCCTCGTCTTCGGACAGTTCGCGGGCCTGGTACATGGACAGCACGATCTTGTCCGAATACCAGTAGGAACCCACGTTCATGATCATGGCGATCACGAAGGCGATGATGATGCCGGTGCGGCCGCCCATGATGCCGCCCAGACCGATGATGATGGCGGAAAGCAGGGCGAGAAGCAGCACGGTCTTGATCTGGCTGGTCATGATATCTCCTTGAGTGTGCGAGGTAGGGATTCGCCCACTGTAGATAAGCATGCGTCAGCAAAGTGGCAAGAGGTGGGAAAAAGTCAGGATGTCCGAAGCAGGGGAGCCGGAGAGGCTGCTGCCTGGCATCACAGGTGGATCGCCTGTACGGCAAGCCCGCTTGGCGGGGAGGAAGCTTGGGAAGGACGGCAGGAATGGCCCCGGAATTGCTATTCCCGCGACAGAAAAGGAGAGGCGGGGAAACACGGCGATGCCGTGTTTCTCCGCCTCTCCCTGATAAAGCGCGTTTGGGGAGGAAGGGGGGAGTTTGAGGGGGGAAGGAGGCCCTTTGGGCGCTGGCAAAGGGCCTCCTTCCCCCTCGGCAAAAAGCTCCTTCCCCGCTTACGAGCGGTAATCGGCGTTGAGGCTGACGTATTCGTGGCCGAGGTCCGAGGCGCGCAGGTCGTAGCAGCCGTCACCGAGCCCCATATGGATCTCCACCGGGATGTCGGTGGCCTTGAGCAGCTCGGCAAGCTCGGCTTCCTTGTTGCCGTTGACGGGCCGGCCGTCGCGGAAGCGTTCGATGCCGCAGAGCACCAGGCGCACGCGGGCGGGATCCACCCGGGCCCCGCTGCGGCCCACGGCGGCCACGATGCGGCCCCAGTTGGCGTCCTGCCCGTAGATGGCGGTCTTGACCAGCTGGGAGTGGCCCACGGTACGGGCGATGCGGCAGGCGTCCTCATCGGAGGCGGCGCCGCTCACCGTGATGTGCATGACCTTGCTGGCGCCCTCGCCGTCCTTGACCAGCATGTAGGAGATCCGGCCCAGGATGTCGGTAAGGCCCTTTTCCAGCAGGGCGGCGTCCCCGCCTTCGGCCCGGATGCCGGAAGCGCCGTTGGCGAGCCCGAGGATGGTGTCGTTGGTGGAGGTGTCGCCGTCAACGCTGACGCGGTTGAAGGTCCTGTCCACGGCGCGGGCGAACATGGCCTGCCAGGTCTCGCGGTCCACCTCGGCGTCGGTGAGCATGACGGCCAGCATGGTGGCCATGTTGGGGCAGATCATGCCCGCGCCCTTGGCCATGCCGGTGAGGCGCACGGTGCCGCCGGACAGGGGCACCGTGATGCTGGCGAACTTGGGAAAGGCGTCGGTGGTCATGAACGCGCGGGTGAAGCCTTCGGCATCGCGGCTGCCCAGGCTTTCCACCAGGGCGGGCACGGCCTCGCGCCAGCGGTCCATCCTGAGCTGGTCGCCGATGACGCCGGTGGACATGGGCATGATCTCATGCGGGGCCAGCCCGGTGAGGGCGGCGACCATGCGGCGGGTCTCAAGGCAATTCTCCAGGCCTTCGTCACCGGTGCAGGCGTTGGCCTGGCCGGAATTGGCCAGCACGGCGCGGCAGGTGCCGTATTCGCGCAGGGTCTGCTGGCAGACCTGCACGGGAGCGGCCTTGAAGGCATTGGTGGTGAACAGGCCCGCCAGCACGGCGGGACGGTCGGAAACAATCAGCCCCAGGTCATCGCGGCCGGCTTTTTTGAAACCGGCGGCAGCGGTCCCGGCGGAGAAGCCGAGGGGCAGGTCGTTGCGCGTATCGCTCATGGGAACATCCTTTCCGGTCATGGGCTTCCGGGAGGAAAACGATGAAAAAAAGGCGGGGATCTTGCCTTGCAAAATCCCCGCCGTCATATCAGGCAACCAGCGCTGTCCGGTCTTGGTGGGAACGGACGTTCAGGACGCTAGTTCTTGCTCTTCTGGATCTCGTCGGCGATGGCCTGGGGCACACGTTCGTAGTGATCGAACTGCATGGTGAAGGTGGCGCGGCCCTGGGTACGGGAGCGCAGGTCGGTGGCGTAGCCGAACATGGAGGCCAGGGGCACCTGGGCACGCACGCTTTGGGCACCGCCGGCGCGGGCTTCCATGCTCTGCACGCGGCCGCGGCGGCCGTTGAGGTCGCCCATCACGTCGCCGAGGTATTCTTCGGGGGTGACCACTTCCACGTCCATGACGGGTTCCAGCAGGACCGGGCCGGCCTTCTGCATGGCGTCCTTGATGGCCATGGAACCGGCCACGTAGAAGGCCTGTTCGGAGGAGTCCACTTCGTGGTAGCTACCGAAGACCAGGTTGACCTTCAGGTCCACGCAGGGGAAGCCGGCCAGCACGCCGGACTTCATGGCATCCTGGATACCCTTGTCGATGGCGGGGATGTATTCCTTGGGGATCACGCCGCCGGTGATGGAGTTGATGAACTCGTAGCCCTTGCCCGGGTTGGGTTCCACCTCGATCACGCAGTGACCGTACTGGCCGCGGCCGCCGGACTGCTTGGCATGCTTCATGTCGGACTTGGCGGGCTTGGAGATGGTTTCGCGGTAGGCCACCTGGGGCTTGCCCACGTTGGCGTTGACGTTGAATTCGCGGGTCAGGCGGTCAACGATGATCTCCAGATGCAGTTCGCCCATGCCGGCGATGAGGGTCTGGTTGGTCTCCTCGTCGCCCTTGACGCGGAAGGAGGGGTCTTCCTTGGCCAGCTTGTTGAGGGCGGCGGACAGGGCGTCACGGTCGGCCTTGGTCTTGGGCTCGATGGCCACTTCGATGACGGGCTCGGGGATGTTCAGGGATTCCAGGATCACCGGGCGCTTTTCGTCGCACAGGGTGTCGCCGGTGGAAGCGTTCTTCAGGCCCACCAGGGCCACGATGTCACCGGCGCCGGCCCACTTGATGTCTTCACGCTTGTTGGCGTGCATCTTCAGGATGCGGCCGATGCGTTCCTTCTTGCCGGTGTTGGCGTTGTACACGCTGGTGCCGGACTCCAGGCAGCCGGAGTAGATGCGGAAGAAGGACAGGTGGCCGATGAAGGGGTCGGAGAACAGCTTGAACACCAGGCCGGCAAGGGGTTCCTTGTCGTCGCAGGGGCATTCGATGAGATGTTCTTCGTTGCCGGGCTCATGGCCGGTCATGACGGCGATGTCCACGGGAGAGGGCAGGTAGTCCACCACGGCGTCCAGCAGGGGCTGCACGCCCATGTTGCGGAAAGCGGAACCGCAGAGCACGGGCACGATGTTGCGGGCGATGGTGGCCTTGCGGATGCAGGAAACGATCTCGTCGCGGGTCAGGTCTTCGCCGCCCAGGTACTTTTCCAGCAGGGCCTCATCTTCTTCGGCCACGGCTTCGATGAGTTCGTGGCGCTTTTCCTCGAAGAGGTCCTTCAGTTCGGCGGGCACGGCTTCGTCAGTGAACTGGGCGCCCTTGGAGCTCTTGTCGAAGCGGTGGGCCTTGCCTTCGATGAGGTCCACGACGCCTTCAAATTTGTCTTCGGAGCCGATGGGCAGCTGCAGGGGCACGGCCTTGGCGCCCAGGCGTTCGTGGATCATGCTCACGCAGCGGAAGAAGTTGGCGCCGATGCGGTCCATCTTGTTCACGAAGCAGATGCGGGGCACGTGGTAGCGGTCGGCCTGGCGCCACACGGTCTCGGACTGGGGCTCGACGCCGGCCACGGCGTCGAACACGCACACGGCACCGTCCAGCACGCGCAGGGAACGTTCCACTTCGATGGTGAAGTCCACGTGGCCGGGGGTGTCGATGATGTTGATGCGGCAGTCCTTCCAGAAGCAGGTGGTGGCGGCGGAGGTGATGGTGATGCCGCGCTCCTGTTCCTGTTCCATCCAGTCCATGGTGGACTCACCGTCGTGGGTTTCGCCGATCTTGTGGGAAACACCGGTGTAGAAAAGGATGCGTTCGGTGGTGGTGGTTTTGCCGGCGTCAATATGGGCCATGATGCCGATATTGCGCTGTTTGTCTACGGGGGTGGTGCGGGACACGGTATCCTCCAGAAAAGGGGCAGTGGGGCGGGGGGAAAAGCGCCGCGCCCTTGCGGGCGCGGCAGCAGTCACTCGGAAGCGGGCTTACCAGCGGTAGTGGGCGAAAGCCTTGTTGGCTTCGGCCATACGGTGGGTATCTTCGCGCTTTTTCACCGCGCCGCCGCGACCGTTGTAGGCGTCCAGCAGTTCAGCGGAAAGCTTGGAGGTCATGCCCTTTTCGCCGCGCGAACGGGCATAGTTGATCAGCCAGCGGATGGACAGGGAAATCTGGCGTTCGGGCCGGACTTCCATGGGCACCTGGTAGGTGGCGCCGCCCACGCGGCGGGCCTTGACTTCCAGA
This is a stretch of genomic DNA from Desulfovibrio piger. It encodes these proteins:
- the argJ gene encoding bifunctional glutamate N-acetyltransferase/amino-acid acetyltransferase ArgJ, with the protein product MSDTRNDLPLGFSAGTAAAGFKKAGRDDLGLIVSDRPAVLAGLFTTNAFKAAPVQVCQQTLREYGTCRAVLANSGQANACTGDEGLENCLETRRMVAALTGLAPHEIMPMSTGVIGDQLRMDRWREAVPALVESLGSRDAEGFTRAFMTTDAFPKFASITVPLSGGTVRLTGMAKGAGMICPNMATMLAVMLTDAEVDRETWQAMFARAVDRTFNRVSVDGDTSTNDTILGLANGASGIRAEGGDAALLEKGLTDILGRISYMLVKDGEGASKVMHITVSGAASDEDACRIARTVGHSQLVKTAIYGQDANWGRIVAAVGRSGARVDPARVRLVLCGIERFRDGRPVNGNKEAELAELLKATDIPVEIHMGLGDGCYDLRASDLGHEYVSLNADYRS
- the fusA gene encoding elongation factor G; translation: MSRTTPVDKQRNIGIMAHIDAGKTTTTERILFYTGVSHKIGETHDGESTMDWMEQEQERGITITSAATTCFWKDCRINIIDTPGHVDFTIEVERSLRVLDGAVCVFDAVAGVEPQSETVWRQADRYHVPRICFVNKMDRIGANFFRCVSMIHERLGAKAVPLQLPIGSEDKFEGVVDLIEGKAHRFDKSSKGAQFTDEAVPAELKDLFEEKRHELIEAVAEEDEALLEKYLGGEDLTRDEIVSCIRKATIARNIVPVLCGSAFRNMGVQPLLDAVVDYLPSPVDIAVMTGHEPGNEEHLIECPCDDKEPLAGLVFKLFSDPFIGHLSFFRIYSGCLESGTSVYNANTGKKERIGRILKMHANKREDIKWAGAGDIVALVGLKNASTGDTLCDEKRPVILESLNIPEPVIEVAIEPKTKADRDALSAALNKLAKEDPSFRVKGDEETNQTLIAGMGELHLEIIVDRLTREFNVNANVGKPQVAYRETISKPAKSDMKHAKQSGGRGQYGHCVIEVEPNPGKGYEFINSITGGVIPKEYIPAIDKGIQDAMKSGVLAGFPCVDLKVNLVFGSYHEVDSSEQAFYVAGSMAIKDAMQKAGPVLLEPVMDVEVVTPEEYLGDVMGDLNGRRGRVQSMEARAGGAQSVRAQVPLASMFGYATDLRSRTQGRATFTMQFDHYERVPQAIADEIQKSKN
- the rpsG gene encoding 30S ribosomal protein S7 — protein: MPRKGPVPKREVLPDPLYNSRLVTKFVNRLMYDGKKGAAEKIFYSSLETLGEKTGEEPMRAFEKALDNVKPHLEVKARRVGGATYQVPMEVRPERQISLSIRWLINYARSRGEKGMTSKLSAELLDAYNGRGGAVKKREDTHRMAEANKAFAHYRW